CCATGCGGGGTCATGATATATAGCAATTCCGCTGAATGAGCATCAACAGAAACAATCATGCCTTTTTCTTCCTGCACCCAAGTGTCCAAGTAACGATAAGTGTAAATATCCGCAATTTGGCCCTTCCGCTTGCCATGTAAAATTTCTTTATTTTTCCACAAGGTAATCTTATTGAAATCATCCAATAATTTGGTATGAGAAACACGCTTGTCTGTTAAGTACTTTTCAACCAGTTTTTTAATTCGTTCCTTTTTAAGCATTCTATTTAAATTGGAAGAGGCGTATCTTGTAGGAGGTATGAGGCCAAGGTAGGGCAAACAAGCCTTGGTTTTTAACATGTGGCCCGATGACATACAAAAGTTGCTTTTTTTCTTTTCAAAGCAACATAAGTCAGTTTATTCCCGATTCTCAACAGATCCGTGTGGCCCCAGTGTTTTGATGACTTCACCCGTATTTGCATCAATAATTATAAAATATAAAATGACATCCATTGATTCAACTTCGTAGCACACGGTATAGGTATCTCTATACATGATTCCTTCCTCATTCGCTCCAATTTCGTGTTGTTTTCTATAAAAAATCTTATCAAGCTCGGAATCTAGTTTCGAATAACGCCTTGATTTTTGTTGCAAATATTTTTTTGCGATCGCCAGTGCTTGCTCTTTTGTAATCATTATTAGTTCAGGTTTAAGATTTTTGCTATACTAGCTTCCTGCCTTTTATTGGGGATTTTCGAAATGTCGAAATCGAAATCGACTTGTAGGGGATTCCCAAGTTCATCTGTAACTCCATATCTTTTATATGTAGAATTCATGTAATCTTTTGCCTCTATCAACTCATTTCTATTTAAATATCCGCGATGCTCCATTAATTTATCGAAAACAAAGCGTTCCCGGGCAACAACTCCAGCACTGTAACTGTTTTTCGTCAGATTATACCATCGAAGTTTCCCGAGGCTTTTACAATGCCAGTAATGTAACGACTCATGCAAAAGTTCCAGAACCGTTGCGTTTTCTCGAATGATTAAAGCCATTTTTTTACCATCTGTGATAAACATTGCAGCGCTGCCAGGCTCTAGAATAACCACTTTGCCCGCCCTGTTCATGTAGCCTTCTATCTCGAAGGCTCCTTGCGATGGAGCGACTCTTAGTTCAACCATTCTTTTTTCGAAAATCTCCCTCGCGACCTGTATTCCTTTAGCGTCAATTCTTTGTCCCTGAAGACGACCTCTCTCAATATTAGCTGCTTCTGCTACCTCATCCAAATGCTCTGCAAACTCATCTATTTCCTCGAGCGCCTTTCGGTTTTTGGTGGTCTTACGTAACTCGTCCAGTGCCTCCTTCGCCGATCCTGCTTTTTTAGCCAATATACGTGAGCTAAGGGCATCGGCGCCCAAAGTACATATTTCCAGCCAGAAAAGATATTCCCTTACTTTGTTTACGGCGTCGCGGTTTCTGCTGTTTTCGACCAGACTTAACCCGATCGAAATGGTGCTGCTGGCGACCTGTATGGTGCCAAAAATGGTTCTGAGCACCAAAACTGCAACCTTTTCGGTTCTGAGAAGATAGCGTAATTTTGCCAGATTACCTATTCCCGTATAAAGGCTTACTATATCAAAGGTAAGCCAAACCGCCTTCTCGAAGTTCTCCCATACACTCTTATCATCGAATGCCTTAAGATAAAAGGCGGGTATGGCTACGCCTTCCATCAACTTTAGGTCTTCATTTTCTGTTTCCTCTAGTTCCACCGTAGCAATTGGTTGAAAAGGGTGTTGCGTGATATACCTATTCAAACCCGGGATTTCGATGCCGCCTTCACCCTCAATAATCAGTACGTCGTTGTTTTTTTTGAATTCGAAACTGTAGTTGTCATTCCTGAAACCCAAAATGTATTTCTGCGTGTATACTAGGGAAGGCAAACGTTGGTAATCCTTATAGCGTTTGTTTTCCGGATCGGAATAGCTGCTCAGTATCCATATTTTGGTGAGTTGGATGATAATTTTGCTGAAATTGTTTTCGCCGCCCCAATCACGCATCTTGTCATACAGAATTTGGAACAATGACGAGCCAAGTACTTGTTTCGTTAGCAGGAGTTCAAGAAACTTATCGGGGTCGAATTCTCTTTGTGAACTCATCGCACTAAGCACCTTTAAGACGATTAGTTCTTTATCTCCATTCAACATATCGGCTGCTAAACGAAGAAATAAGGTGATGAGTGTTTTACTGCTAAAGTATTTCAGCAATTCAACGGGGGCGCTGTAAAGGAATATTAAACCGCTCTCGCTCAGTGCAATTGGTTCGAATTTTTTCGCAACCTCCGTGTAAATTGCTTCGGCATATGCTTTCCTTTTGGACCCGAGTAGATTTTGCAGGATAATCATCAAGCCATCAAAATCTAAATATCTGATTTTGATTGCAGATTGGGCTTCAAGGTAGTCAAGCGAGAATCTACCCAGCGAAACATTATTGTCGTTGGTATATGGAACATATAAACCAAAAGAGGTAACTCCTCTGCCCGTATCGGAAAGAAATATTTTTTCTCGGTCCAGGTACCCCACCTTTTTGTTTAAGATAGCCTGTCCAGGAAAATCAGTGCCCCGATATGTCCAGTAATTTTGGAAGTCTTTGTTTACATCACTGTACCTTCTGTAATCGAAAAGCGATGTTGAGTCAATTGACGAAACCTTCACCTCCTCTAACATACCCTTTTTCGGGATTGGACTATCCTCCTCCGGCATTGGTGCACCAATCCGCCACAATATTGGCAAGAAATCTACATAGCCTTCAAAGTAATCGCTGAGCTTAGGTTTTGCGAAAATACTCTCCTCCCCAAATGGACTTTGATTGGCAAATTCATTTAGCGATTTATCCTCAGTTAAACTTGAACTTAAACCGTCAAATCTCCCCTGCCTCACTCCCC
This genomic interval from Flavobacterium sp. HJ-32-4 contains the following:
- a CDS encoding PepSY domain-containing protein is translated as MITKEQALAIAKKYLQQKSRRYSKLDSELDKIFYRKQHEIGANEEGIMYRDTYTVCYEVESMDVILYFIIIDANTGEVIKTLGPHGSVENRE
- a CDS encoding zincin-like metallopeptidase toxin domain-containing protein; the protein is MIDTFNGIPFFRDDSEDSPLSRLLAGGVRQGRFDGLSSSLTEDKSLNEFANQSPFGEESIFAKPKLSDYFEGYVDFLPILWRIGAPMPEEDSPIPKKGMLEEVKVSSIDSTSLFDYRRYSDVNKDFQNYWTYRGTDFPGQAILNKKVGYLDREKIFLSDTGRGVTSFGLYVPYTNDNNVSLGRFSLDYLEAQSAIKIRYLDFDGLMIILQNLLGSKRKAYAEAIYTEVAKKFEPIALSESGLIFLYSAPVELLKYFSSKTLITLFLRLAADMLNGDKELIVLKVLSAMSSQREFDPDKFLELLLTKQVLGSSLFQILYDKMRDWGGENNFSKIIIQLTKIWILSSYSDPENKRYKDYQRLPSLVYTQKYILGFRNDNYSFEFKKNNDVLIIEGEGGIEIPGLNRYITQHPFQPIATVELEETENEDLKLMEGVAIPAFYLKAFDDKSVWENFEKAVWLTFDIVSLYTGIGNLAKLRYLLRTEKVAVLVLRTIFGTIQVASSTISIGLSLVENSRNRDAVNKVREYLFWLEICTLGADALSSRILAKKAGSAKEALDELRKTTKNRKALEEIDEFAEHLDEVAEAANIERGRLQGQRIDAKGIQVAREIFEKRMVELRVAPSQGAFEIEGYMNRAGKVVILEPGSAAMFITDGKKMALIIRENATVLELLHESLHYWHCKSLGKLRWYNLTKNSYSAGVVARERFVFDKLMEHRGYLNRNELIEAKDYMNSTYKRYGVTDELGNPLQVDFDFDISKIPNKRQEASIAKILNLN